From Leptospira kirschneri serovar Cynopteri str. 3522 CT:
CTAAATAATCTAATGCTTTGCGATTTTTGACGATTTAGCGAGTCGAATGAATTAGGTGAGGGTGAGTACTTCAATTGGATAAAGCGATTCTTTTTGTGGATGATGAGGCTCTGATCCTAATGAGCATGAAGTCTCAAGTGAAACGTCACTTTGGAGAAGGTTATAGATATGAAACCGCTCTTGATGCAGGTGAGGCGTGGCAAATTATTGAAGAATTGGTTCATGAAGATGTCAGAATTCTAATTATCATTTCTGATTGGTTGATGCCTAACGTCAAAGGTGATGAATTTTTAAGACAGGTTCATCATAAGTATCCTGATATACAAAAAGTGATCGTTACCGGTCATGCGGATGACTCTTCTATCGAAGCATTAAAAAAAGAAATCAATCTTCGTTCTTATCTGAAAAAACCTTGGGACGAAAGAGAATTGGTTTCAACGATTACTACTGCTTTGAGTAATTAGAGCTTAAACTCCAGATATTAAATTTTATTAATATATAATATATATTGTATTGGCATTTCTTTTCGTGGTAAAACTGGAACATCCATCTGGTTTGATTTAAAATTAAAAAATAGTTTCATTTTTAGCAATAAGGCTATTGAAAAATTAATTTTCCGTTTGTTCGTTGTATTGAAATGGATTATTGAAGTAGTTTTATTAATCGTTGCATAGAATTTTCAAAAACTCTATTTTATAAATGGACTTGACATTAGTTGTTGTAGTAAAGCTGAAACGTTCGTCTGATTTTGTTTAAAATTAAAAACGATTTCATTTTTACTCAAGAACTACATAATAAAATACTTATTTAATGTGAGTTCGATGTAAAGAATCCGTGATTCTAAAAAAAAGTTGGAATCTGAATTTTATAGATCGATTCCTTAAATGTGGGAACTACCACAATTTAAAAAATAGAAATTTATAACAATTGAACCTGTCATATTCAGGTGTAGGAACACCGTACAAAACTTAGGTTTGTCTGTAAAATGGTATGGGAATTCCTTTAAATCACGATTTTACGAACAAATTTAAAAATGTAGGAACTCATACTTTTAGAAAAGTTTTTCTCAACTGAACTCACGTTTACTACTCGAACAATACTACCCAAGTTTGTTTCCAAAGTTAGAATACTACCTCCTTTAAAAAACAGCCAATAGTTCCGAGTTAGATGCAATTTTTGAGGATTTCTGTATTTTTGCAAAATAGACGGTTCATTTCGGGTACGTCCGAGTAAAAAATAAGATTTAAGTTTTGATAATGGCCGTAAAACAGCGGTTTTATACAAAAATTGGATGGACGATGGTTCTTTATGGTAGTTCCCACAATTTTCAAAGTTTAACTGGTAAATCTACGATTTGTGAGAGTTCCCACAGATTAAGTTACATAATAAATTTTTAAACATTTATTTTTTATGGAAAAATCAGGTTTTTATAAGACAAATCTCTTACGACCTGCTCACGTTATGCTGGGATCATAAAATCCAAAGTAAAAACTACGGGCATTCTGTCTATAAGCCGGATTCTGTCCTCTCCGAAGAGATGGATGATCATTTATCTTGCTTCGAAAGTTACCGATCGAAGTCCTTGCTCTCTACCCGCAGCCCTGCGGAAACTACAAATAGGCTGCCTATTTGAGATTGCACCCGGGAGGGTTTACCATTCCCGATTTCTCTCGAAATCGTAGGTGGGCTCTTACCCCACCATTTCACCCTTACCTTGAATCAAGGCGGTATCCTTTCTGTTGCACTTTCCATATTCTTTACCCTGAGATTGCTCTCAAAGTAGAAAATTCCGGGGATTACCCGGTCCCGTGTTTCCAGGTGTCCGGACTTTCCTCACCCTTTTTGTTTCCAAAAAGAAGCGCGATCATCCGACAGAATGCTTGATTTTAACTATTTTTTAAAAGCTTAAAGAAAACGAGAAAAAAAGAAAGAATCTTTATAAATTTTGGCACGCGGCTTGCATATATCTATACAAGAACACTGGAATTGAGGTGATAAGATGAACAAGTTTGCGGCAATTGCTCTTTTTTTAAGCATTTTTACCGGACTTTATGCTACTTCAGAAGCCGAAAGGGTAGAGGAAGAGCTTAATAAGTTTACACCTCAGAACGAAATCCAACTTGCAAATAAACTCAGTGCTTTGGGAACTCTGAAACAAAAAGTGAGAGATTATCATTCTGCAATCGATCTTTATAACCAATCCCTTCATGTTCGTGAAAAGATGGGAGAAAAAGAATCCTCCGGTTACGCTCTGGTTCTCTATCTCAAATCCATTTCGGAGTTCCGCCAAGGAAAATATTGTTCCGCACTTGAGAACATCAAAAACGTAATTTCTATCTATCAAAAAATCGGAGATATCGATTCTGCTCTCAATGCGGAAGAAGAAGCCTACAAAAGATACCAAGAAGCTTGTTCCATTCATATGGAGAATGTTGCAAAGGCAGAATAATTTTAAGTTTCGAATTCATCCCATCTCTAGTTCTAACTGACTTGACCCCGCCCTGAAAAGGGCGGGATTTTTTTTGATTTGACTCTCTTCATTTCAAGACTAACCTGAAACTCCGGATGCTGTTATTTCAATAGATCTAAATACAAAAATAATTCGGAGCAGCGTATGAAAATAAATTATAATTGGAAAAACGTAGATCATTCTAAAGCCGCTGAAAAATATGCAAATAACAAACTAGATCGAGTTTCAAAATATCTTCATACGGTTCAATCCTTTGAAATTTCTTTCGAAATGATTCACGGAGAAGTCACCGCAAATCTGAATCTACACGGAGACGGTAATAAATTCAACGCACAAAATTCAGACAAGGATATATATGCTTGTATTGACGGTTTAGAAGATAAAATCGTTAAACAAGTCAGTAAACATCACGATAAGAAAGCGAATCATTAAATCGTCCGGTGGAGTCCTTCCGCCGGATTTCAAGTTAAATATCCGAATCTCATGTCGTTTTCCAGAAAACTAGAAGAAGCCAATCAATATCTATCGGACGGAGATTTTGATAAGGCCAAAAGAGTTTTTGATTTACTCCTGGGAGAAGATCCGGAGCACCCGGAAACGATCGCTGGTTATTTTATATCTTCCTATTGGGACAATCGTTTAGATCGGATTCATAATACAAAAGAAGGAAGAGATAGAAGTCACATTCTTGTTCAATATTTTTCAGAATTTCAAAACGCGTTCGAATTAAAAAAATTCACTGGAACTTCTTCTTTTCATGCGGTTTCGGAATCGGTTTTATCCGAAGCGGTGGATCAATTAAAAATATCGGTTCAAAGAGAAGGTCTTCACTTTCAAGATCCTTCCGCGTTATTGGGTTTGATACGAGAACTCATTCGTTTTAGGGATTATAAAAATGCGCTCGAAATCTTAAATTATTCTTCTTCGGTGGAAAAAAATTCTCCCGAGTTTCTTTATTTGAGAGCGGAATCACTTTTTCAAACCGGCGAAGAAAGAAAAGCCCTCCTTCTTTTTAGAGAAGCCTTTTTAAAAGATCCTTCCGTTGCCCCTCTGGCTGTTTTAAAATCGGGTCCAATTTCTTTTTGGGTCGAAAAACTAAAAGGTTCTTATCAGGATGAATCGGATCTAAAGGAGGTTCTGCCGGTCGTTTTGGCGGAGCGTGGTATTTTTGAGGAAACTAGGAATTATTCCGAAAAGGAAATTTTAGTATATTATAACAATTTAATTCGTTTGAAGGATACTCTGAATTCCAGAAAGGATTTATACGATTTTAAAATACGTTGTAGAATTTTACAACACGCCTGTTTGATTTTAGACGTATGTAGAAGTATGCAGTACGGAGAAATTTACCAGGAATCCAAAAGGATTCTGGATTCCGTAGATCCCGGTTTTTTTCAAAGAAGACAAAACGGGACCCGGGATTAAATCGAGTTTTTGTCGTTTTTTGAATATTCTTAAATCTTAAACTGATTGATAAGGCGTAATAATCCTTCCGATTGAGTATGCATATTTTTAGAAAATCCGGTCAAATCGTCTGCACCGCTTGCGATTTCTTGAGTTCCTTCTGAAATACTTAGGATCGTTTTTGCGATTTCGTCCGAAGCGCGTCTTTGCTCTTGTACGGCTTCTTCAATTTGAAGACTAAAATTCATGAGAGAGCTAGCACTGCTATGAATTTTTTCAGTATTCTTTTCTTGAGCGTTTACCGAATCCAAAACCGTTTTTGCCGAAACTCCGAACATATCCACAGAACTTCTAAGTTTTGCCAGGATTTCGGAAGCTTCCTTTACTTTTCCGGTTCCGTTCATTACGGCCCGATTTGTAGATTCTACAAGTTGTCCTATTTCTTGAACGCTATTGGAGGTTTGAGAAGCAAGTTTAGAAATTTCTTCCGCAACTACCGCAAAACCTTTTCCGGCTTCTCCCGCTCTTGCCGCTTCGATTGCGGCGTTTAACGCGAGTAAGTTGGTTTTTTCGGATATATCGGTGATGATCGATAGGATTTCGTTGATCCTGGAGGCGCTATCTCCGATTTCGTCCATCGCTTTTGTAGATTGATTCATCGAACCTTCGCCAGTAACGGCTTGTTGTTGTGATTCGTTTGCGAGAAAGGAAAGTGATTTCATCTCTTCATTAATTTTTGCGATCTGTTCTTTTAAAAGAATTACGTTTCCGTCTATATCTTTCATGTGTGAAATCGCCTTTTCCATCGACCTACCTACGTTTTCAGCGGAAGATGCTAATTCTTCGATCGCCGCCGAAGATTCTTCCGACGCGGAAGCTTGTTCCTGGGCTACGTCGTAAAAACTTTTAGAAGATTCAGCCATTTTATCGGAGGTAGAGTTGAGGGATTCGGAAGAATCTTTGATTTCAAATATGATTTTTTTGATGTTATTCTTCATCTGATTGAGAGAAATAAGAAGTTTTCCGATTTCGTCCTTTCGCTCGTACTGATTGGCTACGACTAGATTTCCGGAAGAAATTTCTTCGGAAAAGGAGATCGCGGTATTGATTCCATTTGTAATCAATTTTTGGAATATTAGATTTAATACAAGTAGGATCGCGACCATGGTGATTAAGGAAGTGGTAATCGTTTCCAAAATGATCATGGATAAATTCTTCCAAAAAATATCGTAAGGTACACTTACTTCTAAAATCCATTTCTTATCATAATTGCCTAAGTAAAAAGAATAGAAGAAATGTGTGGATTTGTCTTTTTCGTAGATTTGGATTTCTTGTTTCTGACTTCCTTCTAAGATTAGTTTTTTCCATTCCGGATCTGGGATTTGTTTTCCGACGAGTTCGGGTTGTAATCCATTTGCTGCATAAAAACCTCCGGGGGAAATCAAATTCAAATAACCTTTTCCTTGGTAGGGACGGATGGGAGCAATCATCTCCTGCATGTTTTTCATGGTTATATCCATGCCTACTACTCCGGCAAATTCCCCGTTTCTGCGTAACGGTTTAGCCACTGAAATCATCAAAACTTCTTTTCCGGATACCGGATAGGCGAAAGGATCTGCAATATAATCTTTTCCAGTTTTTTTGGGAATGTTATAAAAGTAACCGCTTATGTCTTGATTATCGTAATAGACTACTTGTTCCAATACGAGCGGTCTGTCCGCACCGGCGGATTTATTGAGGTATGGAATGAATCTTCCGGTTGAGTCATAACCTTGTTTATTTACATATTGTGAATCGTTCGAGTCGAACTTTCCGGGTTCAAATACCGACCAGGTTCCGAAGTAATTTGGATCCGAATCGGCCAGGTCTTTCAACGACTCGATCGTTTCTTCTCTTGTAGGTCTTGCATGAGAAAGTTGGAATTCTATTCCTCTTAATCCCCCCAATGCTTTGTCGAAAAAGTCTTGGATTTCGAAAGCGTATCTGGATGCTATCAAGGAGGAAGAATCTTTGATATCCTGTGTTAATTTGAAATAAGTTGAAACAGCATTGATGGCTGTGATAGCAATACTTCCTGCCATAAGCACGAGGGCAAGATACAGGGATATTCTAAACCGGATACTCATGAATTTCCTCCTCTTTTGTGTATCTTAAAAACTGTGGGAAAATCCGATGCTAAACCAAAATAAATGCGCCGGGATTTTCTGCAATAAATACGATTCTCGAACCATCTGTCTGAGCGAACCGTCTCCCGCGTCCGGAATTAAAGGACTACTCGCTATTTGATCCAATACAAATTGATTGAGAGGACCGTTTACTTTAGAAGGATCTACGATCAATCCGTCTTTTGTATTTCGGTTAACGTATCCTCCTGTGGCTCCGTAGTAGTTATCTGTGTCGTACATATACAGATTGGGTCTATAAACGTGGTTTCCTTTGATGAAAAATTTCCCAAAATAAAAAGTCAAACTGCTAGTGATGTCCTGAATTCCGTATCGGTTATCTACGATATTATTAGACATTGCGTATCCTACGTTCACTGCAGGTGTAATCCTGAAAAAATCTTCTTTGAAATATTCATGACTTATATAAAGGGAAAGGTAATTTTTCCCCGCCGCTAAACCAGAGTTTTCCTGACTCATCTGAGTATAAAAGGAAATGGTAGGAGTTAAATAAGCAATAAAAGGAAGAAATGAAATTTCCGGAAGTTGCCAAAAGATATAGTATTCCTGCCAAGCGAGCCTTGTTATCTGATTAGAAGTATTGTTGGAACTTGTAATTCCTTGTGCGGCAAGAGAATTAAAACCTCCTAATGGAGTCGAAACATAAGAAGGGTTTTTGTGAAACGTATTGTAGAACCAAGTTCCGACGGTGAATTTTCCCCAACTCGTTTTTTCGAAAGTATAATAAAACGCGTAGAACAAGCCATCGGCTCTTTTCATTCCGTTTTGTTCTTTATAAGATTTTGGAACCAGTCCTCCACAGGTTTGCCCGGTGGATAAGTTTCCATTCATTAAATTGTTTTGGGTGTCATACACACAACTTTGATTGAGAAGATCCGGGTCCGGTGCAGTAAATGGATTTCCTTGGCCCGGATAAGCAGGTCCCGGACCTCCCGGAAATAATTGGATACGCCCGTCGTTATCTTTGTCGTTTCTATCTGTTAGTTGAAAGTTACCCCAAAATTGAATCATAAATCCTTTGAGTGGAGTGTTGATATTGATGGTAGGTTGATAGGAAGGAATCACCGTTGTAGAAGGATAACTTTCGTTTCTACGACGATTGGCCATCTCACCTGAAAAACTGAGTCCTCTCCAGATAAAGTCTGTGACAATTTCGTGAGTTACGTCTATGGTCGTATCGGTTCCCTGAGGATGCGAATGAGGTGGTTCTCTTTCTATCGGAGCCGCGATTCCAGAATACTGATTGGAACTAGAAGTTGTTGAAGATTTTTCTTTGTCGGAAGTGAAAAACGCATTTTTATTTTTATCCTGTGATTTTTCGTACGTGATACTAACCACGTTATCTTTACTGATATAACGGATGTAGTCCTCGTGTTCTGCGAGAAAGACTTTTTCATTATCTTCTAAAAGGATCTTACCTCTATGTACAGAACCGTTTTTTAAACGTACTATGTCGGCTGCGGTTAAGTGAGACTCAAAACAAAAAAACAGACAGAATAAAAATAGAAGATAAGATTTAAGCTTCATACGTTAACCACTTTGTAAATTTTTTATTTCCTAATTTTCCAAATTTCAAGCAGAATTGAATATTTCCGAAGTTTATGATTTTTTAACTCCGACTCAAAACGACCCCGGAAAAAATAACAAAATAAAAGAGAAAGTTAGGAATCAACTCGGAAAAACTTTTTATTTTTTTTGAATTGGATTCAAAGAATGGATAAAGTAAATCTTAAGAAACCTATTTTCTTTGAGCGTTAAGTATATCTTGGCTTGGCTTTAAAACGTTTTTAATTTTTTGTTTTTGAAAATTTTTCGGAAATATAAAGAGAAACGTTAAGTTTTAAATCGGCCTCCATAGAAGTTTTTATAAAAAACGAATTTTATAATCAAAGAAATAGAATCTTTTCGATTTAACTTTCCATCGGATGATGTATCTAAAAACCGAATTGAGACAATTTTGCGTTTTTTAAGAGAACTTTTATACGAAATCTATTTTGAAACCTGTAGCGTTCTGTATAAGAAGACGGTTTTTTTATTTCTTAAAATTTTAATACAGTTCATAACTATAAAAAAGTAAGATTTATTAGTCTAAAAAATCTTAAGCGTTGTTTAAAAGATCATTTCTAAAAATTTAAGTTATGTCTCTGGAATCGTTTTTTAGAAATTAAGAATAAAATTATATTTAAGTATCCTTTTTTTATAATTGCAAAATAAAATCTAGGAATGGTTTTGAACGTATGTTTCAATTTTGTTGTAGATTTAGGCTAACGTGAGTTTGGTGTAAAAACTAAATCTTTCCATGAAAAAATTAAATGCGGTAGTTCCCACAGATTCAACA
This genomic window contains:
- a CDS encoding LA_0442/LA_0875 N-terminal domain-containing protein, with translation MKLKSYLLFLFCLFFCFESHLTAADIVRLKNGSVHRGKILLEDNEKVFLAEHEDYIRYISKDNVVSITYEKSQDKNKNAFFTSDKEKSSTTSSSNQYSGIAAPIEREPPHSHPQGTDTTIDVTHEIVTDFIWRGLSFSGEMANRRRNESYPSTTVIPSYQPTININTPLKGFMIQFWGNFQLTDRNDKDNDGRIQLFPGGPGPAYPGQGNPFTAPDPDLLNQSCVYDTQNNLMNGNLSTGQTCGGLVPKSYKEQNGMKRADGLFYAFYYTFEKTSWGKFTVGTWFYNTFHKNPSYVSTPLGGFNSLAAQGITSSNNTSNQITRLAWQEYYIFWQLPEISFLPFIAYLTPTISFYTQMSQENSGLAAGKNYLSLYISHEYFKEDFFRITPAVNVGYAMSNNIVDNRYGIQDITSSLTFYFGKFFIKGNHVYRPNLYMYDTDNYYGATGGYVNRNTKDGLIVDPSKVNGPLNQFVLDQIASSPLIPDAGDGSLRQMVRESYLLQKIPAHLFWFSIGFSHSF
- the hpf gene encoding ribosome hibernation-promoting factor, HPF/YfiA family, translated to MKINYNWKNVDHSKAAEKYANNKLDRVSKYLHTVQSFEISFEMIHGEVTANLNLHGDGNKFNAQNSDKDIYACIDGLEDKIVKQVSKHHDKKANH
- a CDS encoding response regulator — its product is MDKAILFVDDEALILMSMKSQVKRHFGEGYRYETALDAGEAWQIIEELVHEDVRILIIISDWLMPNVKGDEFLRQVHHKYPDIQKVIVTGHADDSSIEALKKEINLRSYLKKPWDERELVSTITTALSN
- a CDS encoding tetratricopeptide repeat protein, which encodes MSFSRKLEEANQYLSDGDFDKAKRVFDLLLGEDPEHPETIAGYFISSYWDNRLDRIHNTKEGRDRSHILVQYFSEFQNAFELKKFTGTSSFHAVSESVLSEAVDQLKISVQREGLHFQDPSALLGLIRELIRFRDYKNALEILNYSSSVEKNSPEFLYLRAESLFQTGEERKALLLFREAFLKDPSVAPLAVLKSGPISFWVEKLKGSYQDESDLKEVLPVVLAERGIFEETRNYSEKEILVYYNNLIRLKDTLNSRKDLYDFKIRCRILQHACLILDVCRSMQYGEIYQESKRILDSVDPGFFQRRQNGTRD
- a CDS encoding methyl-accepting chemotaxis protein, with translation MSIRFRISLYLALVLMAGSIAITAINAVSTYFKLTQDIKDSSSLIASRYAFEIQDFFDKALGGLRGIEFQLSHARPTREETIESLKDLADSDPNYFGTWSVFEPGKFDSNDSQYVNKQGYDSTGRFIPYLNKSAGADRPLVLEQVVYYDNQDISGYFYNIPKKTGKDYIADPFAYPVSGKEVLMISVAKPLRRNGEFAGVVGMDITMKNMQEMIAPIRPYQGKGYLNLISPGGFYAANGLQPELVGKQIPDPEWKKLILEGSQKQEIQIYEKDKSTHFFYSFYLGNYDKKWILEVSVPYDIFWKNLSMIILETITTSLITMVAILLVLNLIFQKLITNGINTAISFSEEISSGNLVVANQYERKDEIGKLLISLNQMKNNIKKIIFEIKDSSESLNSTSDKMAESSKSFYDVAQEQASASEESSAAIEELASSAENVGRSMEKAISHMKDIDGNVILLKEQIAKINEEMKSLSFLANESQQQAVTGEGSMNQSTKAMDEIGDSASRINEILSIITDISEKTNLLALNAAIEAARAGEAGKGFAVVAEEISKLASQTSNSVQEIGQLVESTNRAVMNGTGKVKEASEILAKLRSSVDMFGVSAKTVLDSVNAQEKNTEKIHSSASSLMNFSLQIEEAVQEQRRASDEIAKTILSISEGTQEIASGADDLTGFSKNMHTQSEGLLRLINQFKI
- a CDS encoding tetratricopeptide repeat protein, whose product is MNKFAAIALFLSIFTGLYATSEAERVEEELNKFTPQNEIQLANKLSALGTLKQKVRDYHSAIDLYNQSLHVREKMGEKESSGYALVLYLKSISEFRQGKYCSALENIKNVISIYQKIGDIDSALNAEEEAYKRYQEACSIHMENVAKAE